One genomic window of bacterium includes the following:
- a CDS encoding CHC2 zinc finger domain-containing protein, producing the protein MSSSSEKGEWMLREIAELALSEPIGALEVIGPPARYLDGTYLRVACDLLEMAARRLRDGTFDLQAFSCVVDDAARHVRLSRRTVETLWAGVSLPHSSSRRRSRGPQPLARFRPYLAEVAGRYTRLRRVGTRSIGRCPFHEDAKPSFVCYPDGRFFCFGCLQWGDAVDLVSRKEGLSIPQAATRLAEEFGDRRSAPPILRQGKKTPLPRPAGAQGESAHLHGR; encoded by the coding sequence ATGAGCTCGTCGAGCGAGAAAGGAGAGTGGATGCTGCGAGAGATCGCCGAGCTCGCCCTGTCCGAGCCGATTGGAGCGCTTGAGGTCATCGGTCCACCCGCCCGCTATCTGGACGGGACGTACCTCCGGGTGGCCTGTGACCTGCTGGAGATGGCGGCGCGGCGTCTCCGCGATGGCACCTTCGACCTCCAGGCGTTCTCGTGCGTGGTCGATGACGCGGCCCGCCACGTCCGGCTCTCCCGTCGCACGGTCGAGACGTTGTGGGCGGGGGTATCCCTTCCCCACTCTTCCAGCCGGCGCCGCTCTCGCGGCCCGCAGCCCCTCGCGCGCTTCCGGCCCTACCTGGCGGAGGTGGCCGGCCGCTACACGCGGCTGCGACGCGTCGGGACACGCTCCATCGGACGCTGCCCCTTCCACGAGGACGCGAAGCCCTCGTTCGTCTGCTACCCCGATGGCCGCTTCTTCTGCTTCGGGTGCCTCCAGTGGGGCGATGCGGTGGATCTGGTCAGCCGCAAGGAAGGGCTGTCGATTCCCCAGGCTGCGACGCGCCTGGCAGAGGAGTTCGGGGACAGGCGTAGCGCGCCGCCCATCCTGCGGCAAGGGAAGAAGACGCCCTTGCCTCGGCCGGCCGGCGCGCAGGGAGAGTCGGCACATCTACATGGGAGGTGA
- the ssb gene encoding single-stranded DNA-binding protein, with amino-acid sequence MVNRVILIGRLVRDPELRTVPSGQALARFTLAVDRGFANGQGEREADFIDIVVWRALAERVAEHLRRGWLVGVEGRLQIRRYETAQGKRRKAAEVVADRVRFLDRKPAEVCSDEELSAAAEALPEEVGAGVPF; translated from the coding sequence ATGGTGAACCGTGTCATTCTCATCGGGAGACTCGTACGTGACCCCGAGCTGCGCACCGTGCCCTCGGGGCAGGCGCTGGCCCGCTTCACCCTGGCCGTGGACCGGGGCTTTGCCAATGGCCAGGGGGAGCGCGAGGCAGACTTCATCGACATCGTGGTCTGGCGGGCGCTGGCCGAGCGGGTGGCCGAGCACCTGCGGCGGGGGTGGCTGGTGGGCGTCGAGGGCCGGTTGCAGATCCGCCGCTACGAGACCGCGCAGGGTAAGCGGCGCAAGGCCGCCGAGGTGGTCGCCGACCGCGTGCGCTTTCTCGACCGCAAGCCTGCCGAGGTGTGTAGCGACGAGGAGCTGTCCGCCGCCGCCGAGGCGCTGCCCGAGGAGGTCGGGGCCGGTGTGCCCTTCTGA
- a CDS encoding glucose 1-dehydrogenase gives MMRQDDHQAPCGGHKAGPPSTRRDPGAAMELDGRVILVTGARRGIGYAIAARAGAAGATVILHARERAQAEAAVVSLPGRATVIPVGGDLASVSEIRRMLEAAGAAAGHLDGLVNNAGVAVVGPSAQLAESDWDRQFDVNVKAAFFSSQAALPLLLRGTEPSVVNVSSLHAETAIPGRAAYAASKAALSHLTRALAVEWAPLGIRVNAVAPGYVRTEQISGLLARNGARLEARTPLGRLAEPEDIAEAVCFLLCPAARQVTGVVLRVDGGWVPYGGWDTEGDRAPVSPP, from the coding sequence ATGATGAGGCAGGATGATCATCAGGCACCCTGCGGAGGGCACAAGGCGGGGCCGCCCAGCACGCGTCGTGATCCGGGTGCTGCAATGGAACTCGACGGGCGGGTGATCCTCGTGACCGGCGCCCGCCGGGGCATCGGGTACGCGATCGCCGCGCGCGCCGGGGCTGCGGGCGCGACAGTCATCCTCCATGCCCGAGAACGGGCGCAGGCTGAAGCTGCCGTGGTGAGCCTGCCCGGGCGCGCGACCGTGATTCCTGTGGGAGGTGATCTCGCCAGCGTGAGCGAGATCAGGCGGATGTTGGAAGCCGCAGGCGCGGCCGCCGGGCACCTCGACGGGCTGGTGAACAACGCCGGAGTAGCGGTGGTCGGTCCGTCCGCACAATTGGCTGAGAGCGACTGGGACCGTCAGTTCGATGTTAACGTCAAGGCCGCGTTCTTCTCGTCACAGGCCGCGCTCCCTCTGCTACTGAGGGGCACGGAACCGTCTGTGGTGAACGTTTCCTCTCTCCACGCCGAGACCGCCATTCCCGGGCGGGCGGCCTACGCCGCCTCCAAGGCCGCACTCAGCCATCTGACTCGCGCCCTGGCGGTGGAGTGGGCGCCGCTGGGCATTCGCGTCAACGCCGTCGCTCCTGGATATGTCAGGACCGAGCAGATCTCCGGACTGCTGGCGCGCAACGGAGCTCGGCTTGAGGCACGCACGCCGCTTGGCCGCCTCGCCGAGCCGGAAGACATCGCTGAGGCCGTGTGCTTTCTGCTCTGTCCGGCCGCGCGGCAAGTGACGGGGGTGGTGCTCCGGGTCGACGGGGGATGGGTGCCGTACGGCGGCTGGGATACCGAAGGAGACCGGGCGCCGGTGAGTCCACCTTGA
- a CDS encoding FadR/GntR family transcriptional regulator, which translates to MAWQLTEMIRRGDFKPGSRLPSERSLTELFAVSQPTTREALRTLEAIGLVSIRHGSGIYVTDGNPLNGVWFTRWMQWVLQHAPPLLDHLEVQEAVEGKAAELAAHNARKDDLRRLQACLVESERLLSRYAPGNVSEALLAAYVGLDTSFHRTLARAGRNDLLCNMIESLGSVLSGSREATLAIPGRMQRSLAEHRTILDAVKRRDAEQARCAMGAHVRRVGEEVRSVERQSRRKQRAAGRADGVARRL; encoded by the coding sequence GTGGCCTGGCAGCTCACCGAGATGATCCGGAGGGGCGACTTCAAACCCGGCTCTCGCCTCCCTTCGGAACGCAGCCTGACAGAGCTGTTCGCCGTCAGCCAGCCGACGACCCGTGAAGCGCTCCGCACCTTGGAAGCGATCGGGCTCGTCTCGATCCGGCACGGCTCCGGTATCTACGTCACGGACGGCAACCCGCTCAACGGGGTGTGGTTCACGCGATGGATGCAGTGGGTGCTGCAACACGCCCCCCCCCTGCTGGACCACCTCGAAGTGCAGGAGGCCGTCGAGGGTAAGGCTGCGGAGCTGGCGGCGCACAATGCCCGGAAAGACGACCTCCGCCGCCTGCAGGCCTGCCTGGTTGAATCCGAGCGACTGCTGAGCCGGTACGCCCCGGGGAACGTCAGCGAAGCGCTCCTCGCGGCCTATGTAGGTCTGGACACGAGCTTCCACAGAACGCTGGCGCGCGCCGGTCGGAACGACCTGCTCTGCAACATGATCGAGTCCTTGGGATCGGTCCTCTCCGGAAGCCGCGAGGCGACGCTGGCCATCCCAGGGCGTATGCAGCGCTCGCTGGCCGAGCACCGGACGATCCTCGACGCAGTGAAGCGGCGCGACGCCGAGCAGGCGCGCTGTGCGATGGGGGCCCATGTCCGGCGCGTCGGGGAGGAAGTCCGTTCGGTCGAACGGCAGTCGCGGCGCAAGCAGCGAGCGGCCGGACGGGCAGACGGGGTGGCGAGGAGACTGTGA
- a CDS encoding LLM class flavin-dependent oxidoreductase encodes MSTAGRPRFSFTRVPAGPIARFVDFARYGRDLGYDRLWVPDQTYHSDPFVVLAAVAAAAPGLELGMAVTNPYTRHPVQIARAAAAVAEVCGGRFLLGLGAGNRKHVLERLAIDGRHAASRVREAAVIIRQLIQGETVHHEGAWTLRGIRLEREGAVDVPIFIGTRNPRMLAVAGEVADGVMLESLVTAESQACGLERVRAGAGVAGRTLGGMEFVAWQSVLITDDRATGIEAMRAWVAYLLGMTTPEVAAWMGIRPDVIERLHGAFAKEGPEAATRFVGAEEVDRVVIVGNPDQVAERCAELVRGGTTDFTVQVWSDDAAGRDTLARFAREVRPRIIK; translated from the coding sequence GTGAGCACCGCGGGGCGTCCAAGGTTCTCGTTCACGCGCGTTCCGGCAGGACCCATCGCGCGGTTCGTGGACTTCGCGCGGTATGGACGCGACCTCGGCTACGACCGACTCTGGGTGCCCGACCAGACGTATCATTCGGATCCTTTCGTCGTGCTGGCGGCCGTGGCCGCCGCCGCACCAGGGCTTGAACTCGGGATGGCGGTCACCAATCCGTACACGCGACATCCGGTGCAGATCGCCAGGGCTGCGGCCGCCGTGGCCGAGGTGTGCGGCGGTCGATTCCTGCTCGGCCTGGGCGCGGGAAACCGCAAGCATGTTCTGGAGCGCCTAGCCATCGACGGGCGGCACGCCGCAAGTCGCGTTCGGGAAGCTGCGGTGATCATCCGCCAGCTGATCCAGGGCGAAACGGTCCACCACGAGGGCGCGTGGACGCTGCGAGGCATCCGGCTCGAGCGGGAAGGCGCGGTCGACGTGCCGATCTTCATCGGCACGCGCAATCCCCGGATGCTGGCCGTCGCCGGTGAGGTCGCAGACGGCGTCATGCTTGAATCCCTGGTGACGGCAGAGTCGCAGGCCTGCGGGCTAGAACGCGTGCGGGCCGGCGCGGGGGTCGCCGGCAGAACGCTTGGAGGAATGGAGTTCGTCGCATGGCAGAGCGTGCTCATCACCGATGACCGGGCCACGGGCATCGAGGCCATGCGGGCGTGGGTGGCCTACCTGCTCGGGATGACGACGCCCGAGGTCGCAGCGTGGATGGGCATCAGGCCCGACGTGATAGAGCGCCTGCACGGGGCGTTCGCGAAGGAGGGCCCGGAGGCGGCCACCCGCTTCGTGGGCGCCGAAGAGGTCGATCGCGTTGTCATCGTGGGGAATCCCGACCAGGTTGCGGAGCGCTGCGCAGAGCTTGTTCGGGGCGGCACCACCGACTTCACGGTGCAGGTGTGGTCAGACGACGCGGCCGGCCGGGATACGCTTGCGCGGTTCGCGCGAGAGGTCCGGCCGCGGATCATCAAGTGA
- a CDS encoding tripartite tricarboxylate transporter substrate binding protein yields MSRRWPYRLRVMLLAVVLVGLAGTGWAGPVERFPSREITLIVPWPAGGGSDIAMRLLAERARVHFGVPVVVVNRPGAAGAIGHREIANATPDGYTIGMFGSGFIAQQYMIPNPTLIDEIQPLAFFGLDPGALTVRGETPWRTLRDFVTAAKAAPNTIRNANDPPGGGSHLTVLMIERRLGIHLIKVPYAGFAPSVVAMLGGETQSTTIPVPDVIEVHKAGKARILGVMGDERHFLAPDVPTFKEQGFDVVYGTWRTLAAPKGIPSDRLTVLEEKLLTTLRDERFIDRARRAGFIVSPKSLRLTEAYLKAEDALIYSILLELGLVRTPR; encoded by the coding sequence ATGAGCAGGCGATGGCCGTACAGGTTGCGTGTCATGTTGCTGGCCGTGGTGTTGGTCGGGCTCGCCGGTACCGGGTGGGCAGGCCCAGTGGAGCGGTTTCCGTCCCGCGAGATCACCCTGATCGTCCCATGGCCAGCGGGAGGCGGCAGCGACATCGCCATGCGCCTCCTGGCAGAGCGCGCGCGGGTCCACTTTGGTGTGCCGGTGGTGGTGGTCAACAGGCCAGGCGCCGCCGGGGCGATCGGACACCGCGAGATCGCCAACGCCACACCAGACGGCTACACCATCGGTATGTTCGGCTCAGGGTTCATCGCGCAGCAGTACATGATCCCCAATCCCACGCTGATCGATGAAATCCAGCCTCTGGCGTTCTTCGGTCTCGATCCCGGCGCCCTCACGGTTCGCGGAGAGACCCCCTGGAGGACCCTGCGGGATTTCGTCACCGCGGCCAAGGCGGCCCCAAACACCATCAGGAACGCCAACGATCCGCCGGGCGGAGGATCGCATCTCACGGTCCTGATGATTGAGCGGCGACTCGGCATTCATCTGATCAAGGTTCCATATGCGGGATTTGCGCCCAGTGTGGTCGCCATGCTCGGGGGCGAGACGCAGTCCACGACCATTCCAGTTCCCGATGTGATCGAGGTGCACAAGGCGGGTAAGGCGCGGATACTCGGCGTGATGGGCGACGAGCGCCACTTCCTCGCCCCCGACGTTCCAACGTTCAAGGAACAGGGCTTCGACGTGGTCTACGGGACGTGGCGGACCTTGGCGGCGCCGAAGGGGATCCCCTCCGACAGGCTGACCGTGCTGGAGGAGAAGCTCCTGACCACGCTGCGGGACGAGCGGTTCATCGACAGGGCGCGGCGGGCGGGCTTTATCGTGAGCCCAAAGAGCCTGAGGTTGACCGAGGCATACCTGAAGGCTGAGGACGCGCTGATCTACTCGATCCTCCTGGAACTGGGTCTGGTGAGGACGCCGAGGTAG
- a CDS encoding tripartite tricarboxylate transporter TctB family protein, with protein MQHGDPPGAPPTGQAVKVLGDLVAGLFLVVVAWAGRASVRAGQAQLQFDFDTDPGPYLVPEVLLLVVGAGGIVLVAAGAWRLARSARVLTPSVRWPENALRLLLVAAFVASMALYLRLLVAVGFRPATFALCTVWVFILARQAQQRPLLRDVAASLVIAAVVTGAVHFVFKSLVRVPLP; from the coding sequence ATGCAGCACGGTGATCCTCCGGGCGCGCCTCCAACCGGACAGGCCGTCAAGGTGTTGGGGGACCTCGTTGCCGGGCTCTTTCTGGTGGTTGTGGCCTGGGCTGGCCGGGCGTCTGTCCGCGCCGGGCAGGCCCAACTGCAGTTCGACTTCGACACCGATCCCGGTCCCTATCTGGTCCCCGAGGTGCTTCTGCTCGTGGTGGGAGCCGGGGGCATTGTGCTCGTGGCGGCGGGCGCCTGGCGGCTAGCGAGATCCGCCCGGGTCCTGACGCCGTCTGTTCGATGGCCCGAGAACGCTCTCCGGCTGCTTCTGGTGGCGGCGTTTGTCGCTTCGATGGCCCTCTACCTGCGCCTGCTGGTCGCGGTCGGCTTTCGGCCGGCGACCTTCGCCCTATGCACGGTGTGGGTCTTCATCCTGGCGCGCCAGGCGCAGCAACGGCCGCTCCTGCGGGACGTGGCCGCATCGCTGGTGATCGCCGCGGTCGTCACGGGCGCGGTCCACTTCGTGTTCAAGAGCCTCGTCAGGGTCCCTCTGCCGTAG
- a CDS encoding tripartite tricarboxylate transporter permease, with amino-acid sequence MLQHVLTTFQHVLTSPAALGMGLAGVVIGIVFGALPGISSTMAIAVLLPLTFAMDEVNAMMFLMGVFNGSVYGGSVSAILVNIPGTPGAIVTQLDGHPMAKKGRAGEALGYATLASGFGGLLGFVVLMTVAPLLAGVALKFQSPEFTGLALLGLASLSAAMTGSTAKGILVGAFGLLIATIGFDPITNVLRLDFDHPSLAAGITLIPVAIGIFGMTEVLNNLEAGATKWEVIGTIRRVIPPWSEMKRTVPGAIRGAVVGICVGIIPAAGSAIGVVFTYLQEKRLSRHPELFGTGIPEGIVAPESSNNAGVGGSLVPMMSLGIPGDTMTAVLMGALLIQGLRPGPLLFRDHPGFVAAVYVALVIAIVLTTALGLLGARTFARVVSVPKPVLLVTIAVLCVVGSYAVNNSLFEVGVMLVFGVLGYLGQKAGFPMVPIVFGLILGPMFEENLRRTLVLSGGNWLVFVQRPISVALLVLAILTAAYPIYLERRQEVRRRTASAVPGPAPAEPDEMR; translated from the coding sequence ATGCTCCAACACGTCCTGACCACCTTCCAGCACGTGTTGACCTCGCCGGCCGCCCTGGGGATGGGGCTGGCCGGCGTCGTCATCGGCATCGTCTTTGGAGCCTTGCCTGGCATCAGCTCGACCATGGCCATCGCCGTGCTGCTGCCACTGACCTTCGCCATGGACGAAGTCAACGCGATGATGTTCCTGATGGGGGTGTTCAACGGGAGTGTCTACGGAGGGTCGGTTTCGGCGATCCTGGTGAACATCCCCGGCACGCCCGGCGCCATCGTGACGCAGCTCGACGGGCATCCCATGGCTAAGAAGGGCCGGGCCGGGGAAGCCCTCGGTTATGCGACGCTGGCTTCGGGGTTCGGCGGCCTGCTGGGGTTCGTGGTGCTGATGACCGTCGCCCCGCTGCTAGCCGGGGTGGCCCTGAAATTCCAAAGCCCGGAGTTCACCGGGCTGGCCCTGCTCGGCCTGGCCAGCCTGTCGGCCGCCATGACCGGATCGACGGCCAAAGGCATCCTCGTCGGAGCGTTCGGGCTCCTGATCGCGACGATCGGCTTCGATCCCATCACGAACGTGCTGCGACTGGACTTCGACCACCCGAGCCTGGCTGCGGGGATTACGCTCATCCCCGTGGCCATCGGGATCTTCGGCATGACGGAGGTCCTGAACAACCTGGAAGCCGGCGCCACGAAATGGGAGGTCATCGGGACCATCCGGCGGGTCATCCCGCCCTGGTCGGAGATGAAGCGCACGGTGCCCGGGGCGATCCGCGGTGCCGTCGTCGGCATCTGCGTGGGGATCATTCCGGCGGCCGGCTCGGCGATCGGCGTCGTGTTCACCTACTTGCAGGAGAAGCGCCTCTCGCGCCACCCCGAGCTCTTCGGCACAGGCATTCCTGAGGGGATTGTTGCCCCCGAGTCAAGCAACAACGCGGGTGTCGGCGGCAGCCTCGTGCCCATGATGAGCTTGGGCATCCCCGGCGACACCATGACCGCCGTGCTGATGGGCGCGCTGCTGATCCAGGGCCTGCGCCCCGGCCCGTTGCTGTTCCGGGATCACCCTGGCTTCGTTGCCGCTGTCTACGTCGCGCTGGTCATCGCCATCGTGCTCACGACTGCCCTCGGCCTGCTCGGCGCTCGCACGTTCGCCAGAGTGGTCTCGGTCCCCAAGCCCGTGCTGCTAGTGACCATTGCTGTCCTGTGTGTGGTGGGCTCGTACGCGGTCAACAACTCGCTGTTCGAAGTCGGCGTGATGCTGGTCTTCGGCGTCCTGGGCTATCTTGGGCAGAAGGCCGGGTTCCCGATGGTGCCCATCGTTTTCGGGCTGATCCTTGGTCCGATGTTTGAGGAAAACCTACGGCGCACGCTGGTGCTCAGCGGCGGGAACTGGCTGGTGTTCGTGCAGCGGCCGATCAGCGTGGCGCTGCTGGTCCTGGCCATACTCACCGCAGCCTACCCCATCTACCTAGAGCGCCGGCAGGAGGTGCGCCGCCGGACTGCGTCAGCCGTGCCGGGGCCCGCGCCGGCAGAACCCGACGAGATGAGATGA
- a CDS encoding enolase C-terminal domain-like protein: protein MRVVDVDVMVVCLPTRRVHKWAGLRGSIGRYVVIRVRTDEGLEGWGETQCLPDWGGAYMRYYGETPNTVRHVLIDLLLPALREEDPFAISRVHALMDKIIKGHPYAKAALDIALHDLKGRALGVPVYELLGGRYREWIPVGHSLGLMEVEAAAEEAAEVVREGIRHIKVKGGPDPARDIRAVEAVRQAVGDSVEIRLDANQAYTVPTAIRTLRAMEPSGLTLVEQPAEGIDELGEIARAISTPVMADESAWTPRDILHLREAGAARYVSLYVTKPGGLYRARQVATVLEAAGFEADVGGSAEFGIANAANLHLAAASPAVTVPAIIPVTTLQGQEQTQVAGRIYTDDIITAPFAYREGALRVPDGPGLGITIDWNNLRKYQVEWT from the coding sequence ATGAGAGTCGTCGACGTGGATGTCATGGTGGTCTGCCTCCCGACCCGCCGGGTCCACAAGTGGGCGGGACTCCGGGGATCGATCGGCCGGTACGTGGTGATCCGGGTGCGCACCGACGAAGGGCTGGAGGGCTGGGGCGAGACCCAGTGCCTCCCCGATTGGGGCGGTGCGTACATGCGCTACTACGGCGAGACCCCGAACACGGTGCGGCACGTGCTGATCGATCTGCTACTGCCCGCCCTCCGGGAAGAAGATCCATTCGCCATTTCCCGCGTGCATGCGCTTATGGACAAGATCATCAAGGGCCATCCCTACGCGAAAGCCGCGCTGGACATCGCGCTGCACGACCTGAAGGGGCGCGCGCTCGGCGTACCGGTTTACGAGCTTCTAGGAGGGCGCTACCGCGAGTGGATCCCGGTGGGGCACAGCCTGGGGTTGATGGAGGTCGAAGCCGCTGCTGAGGAAGCCGCAGAGGTGGTCCGCGAGGGCATCCGGCACATCAAGGTAAAGGGCGGCCCGGATCCTGCGAGGGACATCCGCGCGGTCGAGGCCGTCCGACAGGCGGTGGGCGACAGCGTGGAGATCCGCCTCGACGCGAACCAGGCGTACACGGTTCCGACGGCGATCCGGACTCTTCGCGCGATGGAGCCGTCGGGCCTCACCCTTGTCGAGCAGCCCGCCGAGGGAATCGACGAGCTCGGCGAAATTGCACGCGCGATCAGCACGCCGGTGATGGCCGACGAGAGCGCCTGGACGCCGCGCGACATCCTCCATCTGCGCGAAGCTGGTGCCGCGCGGTACGTGTCGCTCTACGTGACGAAGCCGGGCGGCCTCTATCGGGCGCGCCAGGTGGCCACGGTGCTGGAAGCGGCCGGGTTTGAGGCGGACGTCGGCGGCTCGGCGGAATTTGGCATCGCCAACGCCGCCAACCTGCACCTCGCAGCGGCCTCGCCAGCGGTCACGGTACCCGCGATCATCCCGGTCACCACGCTGCAAGGGCAGGAGCAGACGCAGGTGGCCGGCCGGATCTACACCGATGACATCATCACAGCGCCGTTCGCCTACCGTGAGGGTGCCCTGAGGGTCCCGGACGGCCCGGGGCTGGGGATCACGATCGACTGGAACAATCTCAGGAAGTACCAGGTGGAGTGGACATGA
- a CDS encoding NAD/NADP octopine/nopaline dehydrogenase family protein, with product MNANGKIDIAVLGAGNGGIAAAADLGVRGFRVALCNRSRERLEPFLRVGGVEMTGALGDATVPVDRITTDVAEAVRGADVVMLTVPAHAQAYYAEAMASCLDSSQIIVLNASNTGSALHVAHILKSRGAPPVVIAELNSLTYICRMASPTRVNITGSARTIRMGALPVTAAAETLARFARYYPQVQLAASVLETSLMNLNAVLHPPGMLMNAGWIEHTAGQFYYYYEGTTPAVARVIEALDRERQAVASAYEIETPSFLDFFYKAGYTSRRAWEARSTFEAMRDSVPNRYIKAPANLEGRYIQEDIGFGLVPFHAFARAAGIVVPVTEGLIHLASVATGIDYFSVGLTAARLGIEGADRTAVERLVREGQWRP from the coding sequence ATGAACGCGAACGGCAAGATCGACATCGCGGTGCTGGGCGCGGGCAACGGCGGCATCGCGGCGGCGGCCGACCTCGGTGTGCGCGGCTTCCGGGTGGCGCTGTGCAATCGCAGTCGCGAGCGGCTCGAGCCCTTCCTGCGGGTGGGCGGTGTGGAGATGACCGGCGCGCTAGGCGACGCCACCGTGCCCGTGGACCGGATCACGACGGATGTCGCCGAGGCGGTGCGCGGCGCCGATGTGGTGATGCTTACGGTGCCCGCGCATGCCCAGGCGTACTACGCGGAGGCCATGGCCTCGTGCCTCGACTCATCCCAGATTATCGTCCTGAATGCTAGCAACACGGGTAGCGCGCTCCACGTTGCCCACATCCTGAAGAGCCGCGGGGCCCCGCCGGTTGTGATCGCGGAGCTCAACTCTCTGACCTACATCTGCCGCATGGCATCGCCGACCCGGGTCAACATTACAGGGTCGGCGCGCACGATCCGCATGGGCGCGCTCCCCGTCACGGCCGCGGCGGAGACCCTGGCCCGCTTTGCCAGGTACTACCCTCAGGTCCAGCTCGCGGCCAGCGTGCTGGAGACCTCCCTGATGAACCTCAATGCCGTACTGCACCCGCCCGGCATGCTGATGAACGCGGGCTGGATCGAGCACACCGCGGGACAGTTCTACTACTACTACGAGGGCACCACGCCAGCGGTCGCGCGCGTCATTGAGGCGCTGGATCGTGAGCGGCAGGCTGTCGCCAGCGCGTATGAGATCGAGACGCCGTCGTTCCTTGACTTCTTCTACAAGGCAGGCTACACCTCGCGCCGCGCCTGGGAAGCCCGCTCGACATTCGAGGCGATGCGCGACAGCGTCCCCAATCGGTACATCAAGGCCCCGGCCAACCTGGAGGGACGCTACATTCAGGAGGACATCGGATTCGGCCTCGTGCCATTCCACGCGTTCGCGCGCGCGGCCGGCATAGTGGTCCCCGTCACGGAGGGGCTGATCCATCTGGCCTCGGTGGCCACAGGGATCGATTACTTCAGCGTCGGGCTCACCGCAGCACGCCTCGGGATTGAGGGCGCCGATCGGACTGCGGTGGAGCGGTTGGTCCGAGAGGGCCAGTGGAGACCGTAG
- a CDS encoding Xaa-Pro peptidase family protein, which translates to MEPHGLNPDPDVVTRLRGGLVAAGLDAIVAMSQDNATYALGVGVPSHRLIRERRVAVLVPHDGVPAVVAVTVEESFLQANLNGVEILPYDEHTETAMQALARLLSARGLQSGRLGLEMDFIAAEDYAELTRLVPGATFEDAAQFFKRSRWVKTPRELERIRRGGRLADEAILEAFRAARPGMTERNLATTMVEAFLRRGGDDVRMVVLGAGERSSHPNAPPTDRPLRAGDIVRVDFLGTIGGYFTDCARTAVVGEPTAGQAAIYAAIVSIHKEVLSRVRAGARTCDLYHLYNTRAAEHRLQSLRFLGHGLGLGLHEGPFIDAHTDIVLEPGMVFAIEPVHFVPHEVGFHLEDVLIVTHDGHDVVTDVMSTDALWPIVA; encoded by the coding sequence ATGGAACCGCATGGGCTGAACCCTGACCCGGACGTCGTTACCCGGCTTCGCGGCGGGCTTGTCGCTGCCGGGCTCGACGCGATAGTCGCCATGTCGCAGGATAATGCCACCTACGCCCTGGGCGTGGGCGTCCCATCACACCGGCTCATCCGTGAGAGGCGCGTGGCCGTGCTCGTCCCCCACGATGGAGTGCCGGCGGTGGTGGCAGTGACGGTGGAGGAGTCGTTCCTTCAGGCTAACCTCAATGGGGTCGAGATCTTGCCTTACGACGAGCACACAGAGACCGCCATGCAGGCCCTCGCCCGTCTGCTCTCTGCGCGAGGCCTGCAGTCCGGCCGGCTGGGCCTGGAGATGGACTTCATCGCCGCAGAGGACTACGCGGAACTCACGCGGCTGGTGCCCGGGGCCACCTTCGAGGACGCCGCCCAGTTCTTCAAGCGCTCGCGCTGGGTCAAGACGCCCCGGGAACTGGAACGGATCCGCCGCGGTGGCCGACTGGCCGACGAGGCGATTCTTGAGGCGTTCCGTGCCGCCCGCCCAGGCATGACGGAACGAAACCTCGCCACTACCATGGTAGAAGCCTTCCTGCGCCGGGGGGGTGACGATGTCAGGATGGTGGTGCTGGGGGCCGGCGAGCGGAGCAGCCATCCCAACGCGCCGCCGACGGATCGTCCCCTGCGGGCAGGCGACATCGTGCGTGTCGACTTTCTCGGTACCATCGGCGGCTATTTCACCGACTGCGCCCGGACGGCCGTGGTCGGCGAGCCAACTGCCGGCCAGGCAGCCATCTACGCCGCCATCGTCTCCATCCACAAGGAGGTCCTGAGCCGGGTCCGGGCGGGAGCCAGAACCTGCGACCTGTACCATCTGTACAACACGCGGGCCGCGGAGCACCGCCTGCAGTCGCTGCGGTTCCTCGGCCACGGACTCGGGCTGGGTCTGCATGAGGGCCCGTTCATCGACGCGCACACCGACATCGTGCTCGAACCGGGCATGGTCTTCGCCATTGAGCCCGTCCACTTCGTGCCGCACGAGGTCGGCTTCCATCTCGAAGACGTGCTGATCGTCACGCACGACGGGCATGATGTGGTGACCGACGTCATGAGCACCGACGCGCTCTGGCCCATCGTGGCGTAG
- a CDS encoding RidA family protein: protein MSIKRIDPGPRFSGAVVHGQTVYTAGQTASDPSAGVHGQTEQVLQKIDGLLAAAGTDKSKLLSTTVYLSDIRYFDEMNAAWEAWVDKTNLPTRATVEAKLASPRLLVEIVVTAALSG from the coding sequence ATGAGCATCAAGCGTATCGATCCTGGGCCGAGGTTCAGTGGAGCTGTTGTTCATGGCCAGACGGTCTATACCGCCGGTCAAACGGCCTCTGACCCCTCAGCCGGGGTGCACGGCCAGACAGAGCAGGTGTTGCAGAAAATCGACGGCTTGCTGGCTGCCGCCGGGACGGACAAGTCGAAGCTCCTGTCGACCACGGTATACCTGTCCGATATCCGCTACTTCGATGAGATGAACGCAGCCTGGGAGGCGTGGGTCGACAAGACCAACCTACCAACGCGCGCTACCGTCGAGGCCAAGCTCGCCTCTCCACGGCTCCTGGTCGAAATCGTCGTCACTGCGGCGCTCTCAGGGTAG